A DNA window from Acidobacteriota bacterium contains the following coding sequences:
- a CDS encoding protein kinase, which translates to MALAPGTRIGAYEVLGSLGAGGMGEVYRAKDSKLKREVALKVLPADVANDRERMARFQREAEVLASLNHPHIAQIYGIEEGPAEAGHHIGTGEPGLHIGADVASGFSRTTGSDADVASGFSRTTALVMELVEGEDLAERLKRGAIPIDEALPIAKQIAEALEAAHEQGIIHRDLKPANIKVRPDGTVKVLDFGLAKALEPGVGNRESGVGNTLANSPTITSPAMTMRGMILGTAAYMAPEQAKGKAVDKRADIWAFGVVLFEMLTGTRAFKGDDVTDIITSVMRDTPDWGALPLATAPAIRTLLRRALEKDPRRRLPHIAVARLEIDDAIVSTGELVNAPAAPAPGAPTGRTPLVWAVAGAAAAMVVTLALPAYRTWRNPPAPEASTTLIAQLGAPASVVSAFHEGFALSPDAATLAFIARGTNGVQQLWVRPLDALEARPLDGTEGARYPFWSPDSTELGFFVRQQLRRISLSGGSAQTICDVPGPMPTGSWGDNGVILVGAMEGMRTNIYTVPATGGAREIALAGAYRPQWLPGARGFLYADEGSKPGVYVQAEGLDSPRQLVALGGNADEAWAFTFSRAGYLYVNRNGALTMQRFDLDSLNVGGPVVPLAGAAGTPSLWMAASAAAHSLAALVPQSADDFGNPGDPVARLKWVNRMGETAGEIGEPARYWSLRLAPDGRRVAANLGGGTLWLLDGNRRSAIAAGTEGGGENGIWSPNGRAIVYSQVARTNLVRRSLGTGGTVEELPGLHGYATDWSGDGAFLLVMVDGSAQSQGADIVLYDFAAKTSRPFLSSPANELQARFSPDGRWVAYVSNAGGREDVLIRSFAGDGAAHAVSTGGGAHPIWRRDGRELFYLSPNDDLMAVPVSLSDADVSLGEPKALFRILLNSIGARTFTPYDVSADGQRFLLNVTEGPQPLLFISGVGGLLPQ; encoded by the coding sequence GTGGCCCTGGCCCCTGGCACCCGCATCGGCGCCTACGAAGTCCTCGGCTCGCTTGGGGCGGGCGGCATGGGCGAGGTGTATCGCGCGAAGGATTCGAAGCTGAAGCGCGAGGTCGCCCTCAAGGTCCTGCCCGCGGATGTCGCCAACGATCGCGAACGGATGGCGCGGTTCCAGCGCGAAGCCGAAGTTCTCGCCTCGCTCAATCATCCCCATATCGCGCAGATCTACGGCATCGAAGAAGGTCCGGCTGAAGCCGGACACCACATTGGCACGGGCGAACCTGGACTCCACATTGGTGCCGATGTAGCGTCCGGCTTTAGCCGGACCACGGGATCCGATGCCGATGTAGCGTCCGGCTTTAGCCGGACTACCGCCCTGGTGATGGAACTGGTCGAAGGCGAGGACCTCGCCGAGCGGCTCAAGCGCGGCGCCATCCCCATCGACGAAGCGCTGCCGATCGCGAAGCAGATCGCCGAGGCACTCGAGGCTGCGCACGAGCAGGGGATCATCCATCGCGATCTGAAACCCGCCAACATCAAGGTGCGGCCCGACGGCACGGTGAAGGTGCTCGACTTCGGTCTCGCGAAGGCACTGGAGCCGGGAGTCGGGAACCGGGAGTCGGGAGTCGGAAATACCCTCGCCAACTCGCCCACCATCACCTCACCCGCAATGACGATGCGCGGGATGATTCTCGGCACGGCCGCCTACATGGCGCCGGAGCAGGCCAAGGGCAAAGCGGTCGACAAGCGCGCCGACATCTGGGCGTTTGGCGTCGTCCTCTTCGAGATGCTCACCGGCACGCGGGCGTTCAAGGGTGACGACGTTACCGACATCATCACGTCGGTGATGCGTGACACGCCGGACTGGGGCGCGTTGCCGCTGGCGACGGCGCCCGCAATCCGCACGCTGCTGCGGCGGGCACTCGAGAAAGACCCGCGCCGGCGGCTGCCGCACATTGCCGTCGCGCGACTCGAGATCGACGACGCGATAGTGTCCACTGGCGAGCTTGTCAACGCCCCCGCGGCACCAGCGCCAGGCGCGCCGACCGGGCGCACCCCGCTCGTTTGGGCCGTTGCCGGCGCCGCCGCAGCCATGGTGGTGACGCTCGCACTGCCGGCGTACCGGACCTGGCGCAACCCGCCCGCACCCGAGGCATCCACGACGCTGATCGCGCAGCTTGGCGCTCCGGCGTCGGTGGTGTCGGCGTTTCATGAGGGCTTCGCTCTGTCGCCTGACGCCGCCACGCTCGCTTTCATCGCGCGTGGTACCAACGGCGTGCAGCAGTTGTGGGTTCGCCCGCTCGATGCACTGGAGGCGCGTCCGCTCGATGGCACGGAAGGGGCACGCTATCCGTTCTGGTCGCCCGACTCGACCGAGCTCGGCTTCTTCGTGCGTCAGCAGTTACGACGCATTTCGTTGAGCGGCGGCTCTGCCCAAACCATTTGCGACGTGCCCGGTCCCATGCCAACCGGATCGTGGGGCGACAACGGCGTGATCCTGGTGGGCGCCATGGAAGGCATGCGGACCAACATCTACACGGTTCCCGCCACGGGTGGCGCCCGGGAGATCGCGCTCGCCGGCGCATACCGGCCGCAGTGGTTGCCTGGCGCGCGCGGGTTTCTCTACGCCGACGAAGGCAGTAAACCCGGCGTCTACGTCCAGGCGGAAGGCCTCGACTCGCCCCGGCAATTGGTGGCGCTCGGCGGCAATGCCGACGAGGCGTGGGCATTCACATTTTCGCGAGCCGGGTACCTGTACGTCAATCGCAACGGCGCCTTGACGATGCAGAGGTTCGATCTCGACTCCCTGAATGTCGGCGGACCAGTGGTACCCCTCGCGGGTGCAGCTGGCACGCCGTCGCTGTGGATGGCGGCATCGGCAGCCGCTCATAGCCTGGCTGCCCTGGTGCCGCAGTCGGCGGACGACTTCGGCAACCCCGGGGATCCGGTCGCGCGGTTGAAGTGGGTCAATCGGATGGGCGAGACCGCCGGCGAAATCGGGGAGCCCGCACGCTACTGGTCGCTGCGGCTGGCACCAGACGGACGCCGCGTCGCGGCCAATCTCGGCGGTGGCACGTTGTGGCTGCTCGACGGTAACCGGCGCAGCGCCATCGCAGCCGGCACGGAGGGTGGCGGGGAGAACGGCATCTGGTCCCCGAACGGCCGGGCGATCGTCTACTCGCAAGTGGCCAGGACGAATCTCGTGCGCCGCTCTCTCGGCACTGGCGGCACGGTCGAGGAACTGCCAGGCCTGCATGGCTATGCCACCGACTGGTCCGGCGACGGCGCTTTTCTGTTGGTCATGGTCGACGGCAGTGCCCAGTCGCAGGGAGCAGACATTGTCCTCTACGACTTCGCCGCCAAGACCTCGCGGCCCTTCCTCAGTTCGCCAGCGAACGAACTCCAGGCTCGCTTCTCGCCCGACGGCCGATGGGTGGCCTACGTGTCGAATGCCGGGGGCCGTGAAGACGTGCTGATCAGGTCGTTCGCAGGGGACGGCGCTGCCCATGCGGTTTCGACCGGCGGCGGCGCACACCCCATCTGGCGGCGCGACGGGCGCGAGCTGTTCTACTTGAGTCCGAATGACGACCTGATGGCCGTCCCCGTGTCGCTCTCTGATGCTGATGTCTCGCTTGGTGAGCCGAAGGCGCTGTTCCGCATTCTGCTGAATTCGATTGGTGCGCGAACGTTCACACCGTACGACGTCAGCGCCGACGGCCAGCGGTTCCTGCTCAACGTCACCGAGGGGCCGCAGCCATTGTTGTTTATTTCGGGCGTGGGCGGCCTGCTGCCGCAGTAG
- a CDS encoding AbrB/MazE/SpoVT family DNA-binding domain-containing protein, translated as MAKVTGKFQITLPKAAVTQAGITVGDTLDIRVNGGGLLVTRRTEGVAHDTRERLTHFDRATKRQHKRATAPKGATRGWTREELYTRGRAD; from the coding sequence ATGGCCAAAGTGACGGGCAAGTTTCAGATCACCTTGCCGAAAGCCGCGGTGACGCAAGCCGGCATCACAGTGGGTGACACGCTGGACATCCGGGTCAACGGTGGTGGGCTGCTCGTGACCCGCCGGACCGAGGGCGTCGCACATGACACGCGCGAGCGGTTGACGCATTTCGACCGCGCCACCAAGCGGCAACACAAGCGCGCAACGGCCCCGAAAGGCGCGACGCGCGGATGGACGCGCGAAGAGCTGTACACCCGTGGCCGCGCTGATTGA
- a CDS encoding PIN domain-containing protein — MAALIDTNILVYRFDPRYPAKQAKATALLKAGIAGDSIRVPHQALLEFVAATTKPLSKGGASLLSSSDARLEMEDMLLQFEVVYPDEEVLRTAIRGAATYGLSWFDAHLWAYAERFGLDTIFSEDFAHDRRYGRVRTIDPFR, encoded by the coding sequence GTGGCCGCGCTGATTGACACCAACATCCTGGTCTATCGCTTCGACCCCCGGTATCCGGCGAAGCAGGCCAAGGCGACCGCGCTGCTGAAGGCAGGCATCGCCGGCGACTCCATCCGCGTGCCGCACCAGGCGCTGCTCGAGTTTGTGGCCGCGACCACCAAGCCGCTGTCCAAGGGCGGGGCTTCGCTCCTTTCGTCCAGCGACGCGCGACTGGAAATGGAGGACATGCTGCTGCAGTTCGAGGTGGTCTATCCGGATGAAGAAGTGCTGCGTACCGCCATCCGCGGTGCCGCCACCTACGGGCTGTCCTGGTTCGATGCGCACCTCTGGGCCTATGCGGAGCGATTCGGCCTCGACACGATCTTCAGCGAGGATTTCGCGCACGATCGGCGGTATGGACGCGTCCGCACCATCGATCCGTTCCGGTGA